Genomic DNA from Thermotoga petrophila RKU-1:
TTCTTCGGGTGGAAGCATGTTCTTCAGAGCTCTTTCTGCCAGATGTCCATGCCCGATTTCCCTTCTGCTGGGACCTCTGAGCGGCTTCACCTCTCCTGTACAGAACGGAGGAAAGTTGTAGTGCAGCATGAACCTCTTAACGCCTTCTTCGAGGAGTGTGTCTATGATCTGAACGTCCATGGGAGCGCCGAGAGTAACGATGCCGAGACTCTGTGTTTCCCCTCTGGTGAAAAGAGCAGAGCCATGTGTTCTCGGGAACAATCCAACCTCGCAGGAGATGGGTCTGATCTCGGTCGGTTTTCTCCCGTCCGCTCTGATACCCTTCTCCACTATCAATCTCCTCATTGTTTTTTTGACGGCATCTTCATAGAGTTCCGAGACAAAGGGTTTGATTCCTTCCAAATCGGTTACGGACAATTTTTCTGCAATCTGATTCAGAAGCTGTTCTTCGTACTCTTTGAGAGCCACTTCTCTTTCCTTCTTCACCTTTACGAGGATTCTTCTTTCCAGTTCTTCTTTGTTTAGAAGATCTTTGAAAGCCTCAACGAGGCCTTCAGGTGGTGTGGGCTCGACAACGGGGATTTTCTCCACGTTGAACTCTGAGAGAATCTCTTCCTGGAAATCGACGAGTTCTTTTATAACGGAATGCGCGAATCTCAGGGCCTTCACCATATCTTCTTCTGCTACTTCTTTCGCCTCACCTTCGACCATGGTGACAGCGTCTTTTGTTCCAGCAACGGTGATATCCATCAGGCCCTTTTCTATGTCTTCCTCACTGGGTAAGGCTATGAACTGTCCGTCTCTGTAACCAACCCTGATACCCGCCACTATACCTTCAAACGGTATCTTTGAAACGTTCAATGCGAGGGACGCGGCAAAGATTCCCACAACGTCCGGTGGAACGTTCGGATCCACCGAAAGCACGGTCACGATAACCTGGACCTCGTTTCTGAGTTTTTTTGGAAAGAGAGGCCTTATCGGTCTGTCGATGAGGCGGGCTGAGAGAATAGCGGATTCGCTGGGTTTACCTTCCCTCTTTATGAAACCACCGGGGATCTTTCCGGCAGCGTAGAACCTTTCCTGGAACTCAACGGTGAGAGGTACAAAGTCGATTCCTTCCACTGCTTTGTCTGAAATGTTTGCGGTTGCCAGAACAACTGTGTCACCAAACCTCACCAGGGCTGAACCACTCGATTGTTTCGCTACTTTTCCGTACTGAACTACGAGTTCTCTTCCAAGGATGTTACGTCGCCATTCCTTCATATTCCTATCACCTCTACCCAATCAATTTAAA
This window encodes:
- the pnp gene encoding polyribonucleotide nucleotidyltransferase; translated protein: MKEWRRNILGRELVVQYGKVAKQSSGSALVRFGDTVVLATANISDKAVEGIDFVPLTVEFQERFYAAGKIPGGFIKREGKPSESAILSARLIDRPIRPLFPKKLRNEVQVIVTVLSVDPNVPPDVVGIFAASLALNVSKIPFEGIVAGIRVGYRDGQFIALPSEEDIEKGLMDITVAGTKDAVTMVEGEAKEVAEEDMVKALRFAHSVIKELVDFQEEILSEFNVEKIPVVEPTPPEGLVEAFKDLLNKEELERRILVKVKKEREVALKEYEEQLLNQIAEKLSVTDLEGIKPFVSELYEDAVKKTMRRLIVEKGIRADGRKPTEIRPISCEVGLFPRTHGSALFTRGETQSLGIVTLGAPMDVQIIDTLLEEGVKRFMLHYNFPPFCTGEVKPLRGPSRREIGHGHLAERALKNMLPPEEEFPYTIRVVSEILESNGSSSMATVCSGSLALMDAGVPIKKHVAGIAMGLILEEDAEIILTDIIGMEDHYGDMDFKVAGTRDGITAFQMDCKVSGVSDELLMKALMQAREARMYILDRMYETISAPRPHLSKYAPIIKVTKVDPEKVADVIGPGGRVIKKIIKDFDVKVEIDDETGLVKVVGSSEENVDKAIELIREIAKEIEVGEVLEGKVTRIEPYGLFIEVRPGKIGLLHQSKVGEDMRQFLKKVKVGDTIKVQVINIDDLGRLQFKRVTEGENTQHGKTHSKRN